The Geothrix sp. genome window below encodes:
- the metG gene encoding methionine--tRNA ligase, with the protein MSKPFYITTPIYYVNDRPHIGHTYTTVLADVIARFHRMRGEEVYFLTGTDEHGQKVEKAAAARGITPKQLADEVVANYTELWKAMGMTHFRFIRTTDEDHRAQVQRLFKRLLDKGDIYKATYKGLYSVSDEAYVTETQAKELQAQGLAHQLVELEEETYFFRLSAYQDRLLKHFEEHPEFVQPDFRFNEVKRFVEGGLQDLSISRTSISWGIPVPGDEKHVIYVWFDALLNYLTGCPPSCWPPDLQLVGKDILRFHAVYWPAFLMAAGMFQPTTILAHGWWLMGEDKMSKSKGNVVRPDTLLRFGNDALRFYFMRDMQVGHDRGFSFEGFMDRLNADLANGLGNLASRTLSMIQRYRGGVVPMPSAMDELDQQMASQLLEVFPEYLEKARANDFHAALDALWGHLRALDGYIVKAEPWKLAKDPANDAKLDAVLANLYRALRATALLVAPVMPELAQTLWESLGHDTKVAERTFHGFALDGPAIGPIGDPKPLFQRIDKEKELSDLETAAAAPAETKPNLDVPEIRETVDADTFFKVDLRVGRVLEAERVPKSDKLIKMKVDIGLEQRTIVGGIGKAYEPADLLNRLVVVVANLAPRKLMGIESHGMLLAASDNASKPYLVAPPSDAQPGFLVK; encoded by the coding sequence GTGTCCAAGCCCTTCTACATCACCACGCCCATCTACTATGTCAACGACCGGCCCCACATCGGCCATACCTACACCACGGTGCTGGCGGATGTGATCGCCCGGTTCCACCGCATGCGGGGCGAGGAGGTGTACTTCCTCACGGGCACCGACGAGCACGGGCAGAAGGTGGAGAAGGCCGCGGCCGCCCGGGGCATCACCCCCAAGCAGCTGGCCGACGAGGTGGTGGCCAACTACACGGAGCTGTGGAAGGCCATGGGGATGACCCACTTCCGCTTCATCCGCACCACGGACGAGGACCACCGGGCCCAGGTCCAGCGCCTCTTCAAGCGGCTCCTCGACAAGGGCGACATCTACAAGGCCACCTACAAGGGCCTCTACTCGGTGAGCGACGAGGCCTATGTCACCGAGACCCAGGCCAAGGAGCTGCAGGCCCAGGGCCTCGCCCACCAGCTGGTGGAACTGGAGGAGGAGACCTACTTCTTCCGCCTGAGCGCCTACCAGGACCGCCTGCTGAAGCACTTCGAGGAGCATCCAGAGTTCGTGCAGCCGGACTTCCGCTTCAACGAGGTGAAGCGCTTCGTGGAAGGCGGCCTGCAGGACCTTTCCATCAGCCGGACCAGCATCAGCTGGGGCATCCCCGTGCCCGGCGACGAGAAGCATGTCATCTATGTCTGGTTCGATGCGCTGCTCAACTACCTCACGGGCTGTCCTCCCAGCTGCTGGCCACCGGACCTGCAGCTCGTGGGGAAGGACATCCTGCGGTTCCACGCCGTGTACTGGCCGGCTTTCCTCATGGCGGCGGGCATGTTCCAGCCCACCACCATCCTGGCCCACGGCTGGTGGCTCATGGGCGAGGACAAGATGTCCAAGAGCAAGGGCAATGTCGTGCGCCCGGATACCCTGCTGCGCTTCGGCAATGACGCCCTCCGCTTCTACTTCATGCGCGACATGCAGGTCGGCCATGATCGCGGCTTCAGCTTCGAGGGCTTCATGGACCGCCTCAACGCCGATCTGGCCAATGGCCTGGGCAACCTGGCCTCCCGCACGCTGAGCATGATCCAGCGCTATCGCGGCGGTGTGGTGCCCATGCCGTCGGCCATGGACGAGCTCGACCAGCAGATGGCCAGCCAGCTGCTGGAAGTCTTCCCCGAATACCTGGAGAAGGCCCGCGCCAACGACTTCCATGCCGCCCTGGACGCCCTGTGGGGGCACCTGCGCGCCCTCGACGGCTACATCGTGAAGGCTGAGCCCTGGAAGCTGGCCAAGGACCCGGCCAACGACGCCAAGCTGGACGCCGTGCTGGCGAACCTATACCGGGCCCTGCGCGCCACCGCCCTGCTCGTGGCGCCGGTGATGCCGGAGCTGGCCCAGACCTTGTGGGAGAGCCTCGGCCACGACACGAAGGTGGCCGAGCGGACCTTCCACGGCTTCGCCCTGGATGGCCCCGCCATCGGTCCCATCGGCGATCCCAAGCCCCTGTTCCAACGCATCGACAAGGAGAAGGAATTGAGCGACCTCGAGACGGCTGCGGCAGCCCCTGCCGAGACCAAACCCAATCTGGATGTCCCGGAGATCCGCGAGACCGTGGACGCCGACACCTTCTTCAAGGTGGACCTGCGCGTGGGACGGGTCCTCGAGGCGGAACGCGTGCCCAAGAGCGACAAGCTCATCAAGATGAAGGTGGACATCGGCCTGGAGCAGCGGACCATCGTGGGGGGCATCGGCAAGGCCTACGAGCCTGCGGACCTGCTGAACCGCCTCGTGGTCGTGGTCGCGAATCTGGCGCCCCGCAAGCTCATGGGCATCGAAAGCCACGGCATGCTGCTGGCCGCCAGCGACAATGCGAGCAAGCCCTACCTGGTGGCGCCGCCCAGCGACGCCCAGCCTGGATTCCTGGTGAAGTGA
- a CDS encoding ArsC/Spx/MgsR family protein: MKPVLWMKSSCTTCRNARAKLAELGIEVAIRDYFKQPLEAAELERLLPEDPSPMLGTKSPKYKELGLKGRPLAKAEAIALMVQDNNLLKRPILVHAKGVIIGFDPEAYAALRS; the protein is encoded by the coding sequence GTGAAGCCTGTCCTCTGGATGAAGTCGAGCTGCACCACCTGCCGCAATGCCAGGGCCAAGCTCGCGGAGCTGGGTATCGAAGTGGCGATTCGCGACTACTTCAAGCAACCTCTGGAAGCTGCGGAGCTGGAGCGCCTCCTGCCGGAGGACCCCAGCCCCATGCTCGGTACCAAGAGCCCCAAGTACAAGGAGTTGGGCCTGAAGGGCCGACCGCTTGCCAAGGCCGAGGCCATCGCGCTGATGGTGCAGGACAACAACCTGCTCAAGCGCCCCATCCTGGTTCATGCCAAGGGTGTGATCATCGGTTTCGATCCCGAGGCCTATGCCGCCTTGCGTTCCTAA
- a CDS encoding exodeoxyribonuclease III, which translates to MRFYSWNVNGFRSVLKKGFMDWLEEAEPDALSLQEIRCEWEEVDLGVRRQLESAYDICWFPATSKKGYAGSATLTKKELGFSHAKGLGLEGYDAEGRMVVSRKDKLVFIAGYFPNASQGLVRLPFKRQFAKDLAAIVAKHHKAGDQVILTGDMNVAPEEIDLARPKDNTKNPGFTPEEREDFKLYLGAGLADVLRERNPGVPGLYTWWTARGGARERNVGWRIDLFLASRALLDRVKDARIHADVLGSDHCPISLELI; encoded by the coding sequence GTGCGCTTCTACAGCTGGAATGTCAACGGCTTCCGCTCGGTTCTGAAGAAGGGCTTCATGGATTGGCTGGAGGAGGCCGAGCCGGATGCCCTCTCCCTCCAGGAAATCCGCTGCGAGTGGGAGGAAGTGGATCTCGGCGTGCGGCGCCAGCTGGAGAGCGCCTACGACATCTGCTGGTTCCCGGCGACGAGCAAGAAGGGCTACGCGGGTTCCGCCACGCTCACGAAAAAGGAGCTGGGGTTCAGCCACGCCAAGGGGCTCGGCCTGGAGGGCTACGATGCCGAAGGGCGCATGGTCGTGTCCCGGAAGGACAAGCTCGTCTTCATCGCCGGCTACTTTCCGAACGCCTCCCAGGGGCTGGTGCGCCTGCCCTTCAAGCGCCAGTTCGCGAAGGATCTTGCCGCCATCGTGGCCAAGCACCACAAGGCCGGGGACCAGGTGATCCTCACGGGGGACATGAATGTGGCTCCCGAGGAGATCGACCTCGCCCGGCCCAAGGACAACACCAAGAATCCCGGCTTCACGCCCGAGGAGCGCGAGGACTTCAAGCTCTACCTGGGGGCGGGCCTTGCGGATGTGCTGCGGGAGCGAAACCCCGGCGTGCCGGGCCTCTACACCTGGTGGACGGCCCGCGGCGGCGCCCGGGAACGGAATGTGGGGTGGAGGATCGACCTGTTCCTGGCCAGCCGGGCCCTGCTGGATCGCGTGAAGGATGCCCGCATCCACGCCGATGTGCTGGGCTCTGACCACTGCCCCATCAGCCTCGAATTGATCTGA
- a CDS encoding carboxypeptidase regulatory-like domain-containing protein — MRRLILTLLLPAACMSIYAESTGRISGKVLNKEGKPVPGAKVNLKRIDRNWSKDLIPDKAGNYLQVGLDPKDFDLTVSGEGYVDYKERIKIPLADVLVRNITLLTPAEARSQAVASGAAQAAPEDPGAALDAAGRDSFNLAIPFYNDGKYDEALPHVEKAYKTLTEAKDKLKDEQAKAELMPELLKVERVLGICIAQAGAKKEEAEPYLMRALERNPKDERVILGLIETSKAKGDKATEQKYTAMLETLQGPNPDVIYNKGVEAFNAGKTKEAKAQLLKALEIDPKYAEAHYLLAMVEFGENNLRGTKQNLEKYLELAPAGKNAATAKEMLKDPSLKRIK; from the coding sequence ATGCGACGCCTCATTCTCACGCTTCTGCTTCCCGCAGCCTGCATGTCCATCTACGCAGAATCCACGGGCCGGATCTCCGGCAAGGTCCTCAACAAGGAGGGCAAGCCGGTCCCCGGGGCCAAGGTGAACCTCAAGCGGATCGACCGTAACTGGAGCAAGGACCTCATTCCCGACAAGGCCGGGAACTACCTGCAGGTCGGCCTGGACCCGAAGGATTTCGACCTCACGGTCAGCGGGGAAGGCTATGTGGACTACAAGGAGCGCATCAAGATCCCCCTGGCGGATGTGCTGGTCAGGAACATCACCCTGCTCACCCCCGCCGAGGCCCGCTCGCAGGCCGTGGCCTCCGGCGCCGCCCAGGCCGCCCCCGAAGATCCCGGTGCCGCCCTCGATGCCGCCGGCCGCGACTCGTTCAACCTCGCCATCCCCTTCTACAACGATGGCAAGTACGACGAGGCCCTGCCTCATGTCGAGAAGGCCTACAAGACCCTCACTGAGGCCAAGGACAAGCTGAAGGATGAACAGGCCAAGGCCGAGCTGATGCCGGAATTGCTGAAGGTCGAGCGGGTCCTCGGCATCTGCATCGCCCAGGCCGGCGCCAAGAAGGAAGAGGCCGAGCCCTATCTCATGCGGGCCCTCGAACGGAACCCCAAGGATGAGCGCGTGATCCTGGGCCTCATCGAGACCAGCAAGGCCAAGGGCGACAAGGCGACCGAGCAGAAGTACACCGCCATGCTGGAGACCCTCCAGGGACCGAACCCCGATGTGATCTACAACAAGGGCGTGGAGGCCTTCAACGCGGGCAAGACCAAGGAGGCCAAGGCCCAGCTCCTGAAGGCCCTGGAGATCGACCCCAAGTACGCCGAGGCCCACTACCTCCTGGCCATGGTCGAGTTCGGCGAGAACAACCTGCGCGGCACCAAGCAGAACCTCGAGAAGTACCTCGAGCTCGCGCCGGCCGGCAAGAATGCTGCCACCGCCAAGGAGATGCTGAAGGATCCTTCTCTGAAGCGGATCAAGTAG
- a CDS encoding DUF1844 domain-containing protein, which translates to MTPAVPEASLQALMHLLAEQALLAMGVPHPMMKEVPPANPEAARFYVDLLAVLKDKTEGRRTDSETRELEDILYGLRMRVMDLKAAPGTPVGPQS; encoded by the coding sequence ATGACTCCTGCGGTACCGGAAGCCTCCTTGCAGGCCCTGATGCATCTTCTGGCGGAACAGGCGCTTCTGGCCATGGGTGTGCCCCACCCGATGATGAAGGAAGTGCCCCCGGCCAACCCTGAAGCGGCCCGCTTCTATGTGGACCTGCTGGCCGTCCTCAAGGACAAGACCGAGGGGCGAAGGACGGATTCAGAAACCCGGGAGCTGGAAGACATCCTCTACGGACTCCGGATGCGGGTGATGGACCTCAAAGCCGCCCCGGGCACCCCCGTGGGACCCCAGTCATGA
- a CDS encoding tetratricopeptide repeat protein, giving the protein MGIRQVLRTAALVGLMGQVGMSGAPLREAPKAAVAPAPVTEAHPGQAPETLPAIALSHRATHLFAALSKGDPEAVRAAQVEVEALRRTYSTLDVTPLIEATAFWARGQGMADRAALGLEGLQAVERWAPDHPSLLGTRVSLMRQEGVRGWFWSFPDVLRLTLLRVEHPAHRWLWMVQHLGMLRLAATLLLWGWALTMGLRYRNAFRHLWEEPLRRKGLGPVPVALIGAGILAGPVLLGLDPLVAAMLWLFLLAPFLLASEVKVTAFLLLLQLIHPVLAAMEPWSAREPEPSLLTLQLQPQVRPVPAATLRLLPPTDQAFLQGWEHLQNQRWKEAEGSFQDLVGRHPEQGEVLNNLAVAKFQMGDVAGAEKTFEAALQAGPRMEILLNQSILAFNRLDTGLGASKRDEAQAVAPEAYTRLIALNDAQKDVRTYPMPLPDTPQRVSALVEAAGGQKAEGVPLTEPAFLVALLLPLLGLAAFFVRVRASLRMAHPTQCIRCGEPFHTTDSPDPEVCPKCHHLFVLRDGLHTENRKKKLDEVADHQQTTRWIHKTLIVLLPGCDLAFLGETREGLMEFIPFCLAVGMILATGRSVRYPGEILADPTSTWLAIGALLVGLLYVRSWLKLILRRA; this is encoded by the coding sequence ATGGGAATCCGGCAGGTTCTGCGGACAGCGGCCCTGGTGGGCCTGATGGGTCAGGTGGGGATGTCCGGAGCCCCCCTCCGGGAGGCGCCCAAGGCGGCCGTCGCGCCCGCGCCGGTGACCGAGGCGCATCCTGGGCAGGCCCCGGAGACGCTGCCGGCCATCGCCCTCAGCCATCGGGCGACGCACCTGTTCGCGGCCCTGTCGAAGGGCGATCCCGAAGCGGTGCGGGCGGCCCAGGTGGAAGTGGAGGCCCTCCGGCGGACCTACTCCACCTTGGATGTCACCCCCCTGATCGAAGCCACGGCCTTCTGGGCGCGTGGGCAGGGCATGGCCGACCGGGCCGCGCTGGGCCTGGAGGGCCTCCAGGCCGTCGAGCGCTGGGCTCCCGACCATCCCAGCCTCCTGGGCACCCGGGTCTCGCTGATGAGGCAGGAAGGCGTCCGCGGCTGGTTTTGGAGCTTCCCCGATGTGCTCCGGCTGACGCTCCTGCGGGTGGAGCACCCCGCCCACCGCTGGCTCTGGATGGTGCAGCACCTCGGCATGCTGCGGCTGGCGGCCACGCTGTTGCTGTGGGGCTGGGCGCTGACCATGGGGCTGCGCTACCGGAACGCCTTCCGGCACCTATGGGAGGAGCCCCTCCGGCGCAAGGGGCTCGGCCCCGTTCCCGTGGCCCTGATCGGCGCAGGGATCCTGGCAGGTCCGGTGCTCCTCGGCCTCGATCCCCTGGTGGCGGCCATGCTCTGGCTCTTCCTCCTGGCTCCGTTCCTTCTCGCTTCCGAAGTGAAGGTCACAGCCTTCCTCCTCCTGCTCCAGCTGATCCACCCCGTGCTGGCGGCCATGGAACCCTGGTCCGCCCGGGAACCGGAGCCCAGCCTCCTGACCCTCCAGCTCCAGCCCCAGGTCCGCCCTGTGCCGGCGGCCACCCTCCGCCTGCTTCCCCCGACGGACCAGGCCTTCCTCCAGGGATGGGAGCACCTTCAGAACCAGCGATGGAAGGAGGCCGAAGGCAGCTTCCAGGATCTGGTGGGCCGGCACCCCGAGCAGGGGGAGGTGCTGAACAACCTGGCCGTCGCCAAGTTCCAGATGGGGGATGTCGCTGGGGCGGAGAAGACCTTCGAAGCGGCGCTCCAGGCTGGACCTCGCATGGAGATCCTTCTCAACCAGAGCATCCTCGCCTTCAACCGCCTGGACACGGGGCTCGGCGCCTCCAAGCGGGACGAGGCCCAGGCCGTGGCCCCGGAGGCCTACACGCGCCTCATTGCCCTCAACGATGCCCAGAAGGATGTCCGCACCTATCCGATGCCCCTCCCGGACACGCCGCAGCGCGTGAGCGCCCTCGTGGAAGCGGCGGGTGGTCAGAAGGCCGAAGGGGTGCCGCTGACGGAGCCCGCCTTCCTCGTGGCGCTGCTGCTGCCCCTGCTCGGACTGGCCGCGTTCTTCGTGCGCGTGAGGGCCAGCCTCCGCATGGCGCACCCCACCCAGTGCATCCGTTGCGGGGAGCCCTTCCACACCACCGACAGCCCCGATCCCGAGGTGTGTCCGAAGTGCCACCATCTCTTCGTGCTGCGGGATGGGCTCCACACGGAAAACCGGAAGAAGAAGCTGGACGAGGTGGCCGACCACCAGCAGACCACCCGATGGATCCACAAGACCTTGATCGTGCTGCTGCCCGGGTGCGACCTGGCCTTCCTGGGGGAGACGCGGGAAGGGCTGATGGAGTTCATCCCCTTCTGCCTGGCGGTGGGCATGATCCTGGCCACAGGACGGTCGGTGCGCTACCCCGGTGAGATCCTGGCGGATCCCACCTCCACCTGGCTGGCCATCGGGGCCCTCCTGGTGGGACTGCTGTATGTCCGTTCGTGGCTGAAGCTGATCTTGAGGAGGGCCTGA
- a CDS encoding DUF4388 domain-containing protein yields MALEGSLRDFDLFSLFNMIKIQGKNGTLVLSQGQEFVKVFFENGEIVGCDSNQVRMEDRLGTMLVRLGRLTGDELLAMVQVQRQTLKRMGTLLLESGKVQASDLQDALFGQATAILHRTFRWVEGDYRFDSFLPADLDREHFVPIPVDTVLMEAARIQDEWPEVERRLPAMDLPLGRSPRAQALHLDIDRDVSGVLDGKGQIQHGSSGLSHEQEMVLSYFDHPQAIKDIVQISRYEELDTCKAIADLLEAGLLEPISGEAPKVVRPWVDGHSDLTPDAWEPSALLWPLVALGFILPLALYVPHQRGSMNLGLASLAPVDVRVVPEGPTRMRQAWALRMAAPRDGGAILAKDLGRPLGEKNPVPDLTQLPDPMVQVPAAAPQPSPRLKR; encoded by the coding sequence ATGGCACTGGAAGGCTCCCTCCGGGACTTCGACCTCTTCTCCCTGTTCAACATGATCAAGATCCAGGGGAAGAACGGCACCCTGGTTCTCTCCCAGGGGCAGGAATTCGTCAAAGTCTTCTTCGAGAACGGCGAGATCGTCGGCTGCGATTCCAACCAGGTCCGCATGGAGGATCGTCTGGGCACGATGCTCGTGCGCCTGGGCCGCCTCACGGGCGATGAACTGCTGGCCATGGTCCAGGTGCAGCGGCAGACGCTCAAGCGCATGGGCACCCTGCTGCTCGAAAGCGGCAAGGTCCAGGCTTCGGACCTGCAGGACGCGCTGTTCGGCCAGGCCACCGCCATCCTCCATCGCACCTTCCGCTGGGTGGAGGGCGACTACCGCTTCGATTCCTTCCTGCCCGCGGATCTGGACCGGGAGCACTTCGTCCCCATCCCCGTGGACACGGTGCTGATGGAGGCCGCCCGGATCCAGGACGAGTGGCCCGAAGTGGAACGCCGCCTGCCGGCCATGGACCTCCCCCTGGGGCGCTCGCCGCGCGCCCAGGCCCTCCACCTGGACATCGACCGGGATGTGTCCGGGGTGCTGGACGGGAAGGGGCAGATCCAGCATGGTTCCTCGGGCCTCAGCCACGAGCAGGAGATGGTGCTGTCGTACTTCGACCATCCCCAGGCCATCAAGGACATCGTCCAGATCAGCCGCTACGAGGAGCTGGACACCTGCAAGGCCATCGCGGACCTGCTGGAGGCGGGGCTGCTGGAGCCCATCTCCGGCGAGGCCCCCAAGGTGGTGCGCCCCTGGGTGGATGGCCACTCGGATCTCACGCCCGACGCCTGGGAGCCGAGCGCCCTGCTGTGGCCCCTGGTGGCCCTGGGTTTCATCCTTCCCCTGGCCCTCTATGTGCCCCACCAGCGGGGATCCATGAACCTGGGGCTGGCCAGCCTGGCGCCGGTGGATGTCCGCGTGGTGCCCGAAGGCCCCACGCGGATGCGGCAGGCCTGGGCACTCCGCATGGCCGCTCCGAGGGACGGAGGCGCCATACTGGCGAAGGACCTCGGCAGGCCCCTGGGCGAGAAGAACCCGGTGCCCGACCTGACCCAACTGCCCGACCCGATGGTTCAGGTCCCGGCAGCGGCTCCCCAGCCTTCTCCACGCCTCAAGCGATAA
- a CDS encoding thymidine kinase — protein MFVHQRQGSLEVICGPMFSGKSEELIRRIKRAIIAKQKVQVFKPALDDRYDASAIASHSQRKHEAIPVKNTEELLRHLDPEAQVVALDEAQFLDEGLIPIIEELADRGVRVIAGGLDQDSNGEPFGIMPILLAKAEYVTKLQAICMVCGALAGRTQRMVHTGGQVLVGAAEAYEARCRHCHETPHATGPRMLEGE, from the coding sequence ATGTTCGTGCACCAACGCCAGGGCTCCCTGGAGGTGATCTGCGGCCCCATGTTCTCCGGCAAGTCGGAGGAGCTCATCCGGCGCATCAAGCGCGCGATCATCGCCAAGCAGAAGGTTCAGGTCTTCAAGCCCGCCCTGGACGACCGCTACGATGCCTCCGCCATCGCCAGCCACAGCCAGCGCAAGCACGAGGCCATCCCGGTGAAGAACACGGAAGAGCTGCTCCGCCATCTGGATCCGGAAGCCCAGGTGGTGGCCCTCGACGAGGCCCAGTTCCTGGACGAGGGGCTCATCCCCATCATCGAGGAGCTGGCCGACCGCGGGGTGCGGGTCATCGCCGGTGGCCTGGATCAGGACTCCAACGGCGAGCCCTTCGGCATCATGCCCATCCTCCTCGCCAAGGCGGAATATGTCACCAAGCTCCAGGCCATCTGCATGGTCTGCGGAGCCCTGGCGGGGCGCACCCAGCGCATGGTGCACACGGGCGGCCAGGTGCTGGTAGGCGCGGCCGAGGCCTATGAGGCCCGCTGCCGGCACTGCCATGAGACGCCCCACGCCACCGGTCCACGGATGCTCGAAGGCGAGTGA
- a CDS encoding acyl-CoA dehydrogenase family protein, protein MAGAYATFTHITDYMGFEGLLTEEERMIRETARKFVNAEVLPIIEKHAQDQTFPKQLIRKMGELGFYGPSLPEEYGCMGVSNVAYGLLMYELERGDSGLRSFASVQGSLVMWPIYAYGSEEQKKHWLPKLAAGEKVGCFGLTEPDFGSNPGGMLTKAVREPGGKWRINGTKMWITNGTVADVAVVWAQTEDGIRGFLVEKGTPGFSAPEMKGKWSLRASTTSELVLEDVIVEEKASLLPNVKGLKGPLGCLTQARYGIAWGALGAADACYQCALDYAKTRIQFDKPIASYQLQQEKLAWMVTELTKGQLLVHQLGRLKDAKTYTPAQVSMAKMNNVNVSLEICRKARTILGANGILDEYPVMRHMANLESVYTYEGTHDMHTLIIGQEVTGIPAYR, encoded by the coding sequence ATGGCCGGCGCCTACGCCACCTTCACCCACATCACCGACTACATGGGCTTCGAGGGCCTGCTCACCGAAGAAGAGCGGATGATCCGAGAAACGGCGCGGAAGTTCGTGAACGCCGAGGTGCTGCCCATCATCGAAAAGCACGCCCAGGATCAGACCTTCCCCAAGCAGCTCATCCGCAAGATGGGCGAGCTGGGATTCTACGGTCCCTCGCTGCCGGAAGAATACGGCTGCATGGGCGTGTCCAACGTGGCCTACGGCCTGTTGATGTATGAGCTGGAGCGCGGCGATTCCGGCCTGCGCTCTTTCGCCTCCGTGCAGGGCAGCCTCGTCATGTGGCCCATCTACGCCTATGGCAGCGAGGAACAGAAGAAGCACTGGCTGCCCAAGCTGGCCGCCGGCGAGAAGGTCGGCTGCTTCGGCCTCACCGAGCCGGACTTTGGTTCCAACCCCGGCGGCATGCTCACCAAGGCCGTGCGCGAGCCCGGCGGCAAGTGGCGCATCAACGGCACCAAGATGTGGATCACCAACGGCACGGTGGCTGATGTGGCGGTGGTCTGGGCCCAGACCGAGGACGGCATCCGCGGCTTCCTCGTCGAGAAGGGCACGCCCGGCTTCAGCGCCCCCGAGATGAAGGGCAAGTGGAGCCTCCGCGCTTCGACCACTTCTGAGCTCGTGCTTGAAGATGTGATCGTGGAGGAGAAGGCCAGCCTGCTGCCCAATGTGAAGGGCCTGAAGGGCCCCCTGGGCTGCCTCACCCAGGCCCGCTACGGCATCGCCTGGGGAGCGCTGGGCGCCGCGGACGCCTGCTACCAGTGCGCCCTGGACTACGCCAAGACCCGCATCCAGTTCGACAAGCCCATCGCCAGCTACCAGCTCCAGCAGGAGAAGCTGGCCTGGATGGTCACCGAGCTCACCAAAGGCCAGCTCCTGGTCCACCAGCTGGGCCGCTTGAAGGACGCGAAGACCTACACCCCCGCCCAGGTCTCCATGGCCAAGATGAACAATGTGAATGTCTCCCTCGAGATCTGCCGGAAGGCCCGGACCATCCTGGGCGCCAACGGCATCCTCGACGAGTACCCGGTCATGCGCCACATGGCGAACCTCGAGAGCGTCTACACCTACGAGGGCACCCACGACATGCACACCCTCATCATCGGGCAGGAGGTCACGGGGATTCCCGCCTACCGCTAA
- a CDS encoding patatin-like phospholipase family protein — protein sequence MSQPFRILSIDGGGIRGLIPALVLAELERQTGRAVADCFDLIAGTSTGGILALGLAAPGQGGRPRYSAQDLAGLYLKEGGRIFDESLWRRLTNPMGLRAAKYPSDGLEGVLEQYFGEARLKEALTEVLVTAYDLEKRDAFFYRRRKAREDARYDVPLRVAARATSAAPTYFEPALVSWPGERDVLVDGGVFANNPAMCAYAEAWQTLGKAGRSAEDLLLVSLGTGLYAKPYRYEEARGWGVAGWARPVLDVIFDGVADTVDYQLRQLLPAREDGMPRYHRFQADLDAGLSEMDDTSPEHLEGLRRAAEGILKRQAVEVEALAKLLRGVAPTS from the coding sequence ATGTCCCAACCCTTCCGCATCCTGTCGATCGACGGCGGCGGCATCCGCGGCCTCATCCCGGCGCTGGTGCTGGCCGAGCTGGAGCGGCAGACGGGCCGGGCCGTGGCGGACTGCTTCGACCTCATCGCGGGTACCAGCACGGGCGGCATCCTGGCCCTGGGGCTCGCGGCGCCGGGGCAGGGTGGGCGGCCCCGCTATTCGGCCCAGGATCTGGCCGGGCTCTACCTGAAGGAGGGCGGGCGGATCTTTGACGAGAGCCTCTGGCGCCGCCTCACGAACCCCATGGGGCTGCGGGCCGCGAAATACCCGTCGGACGGCCTCGAGGGCGTGCTCGAGCAGTACTTCGGGGAGGCCCGCCTCAAGGAGGCCCTCACCGAGGTGCTGGTGACCGCTTACGATCTGGAGAAGCGGGATGCCTTCTTCTACCGCCGCCGCAAGGCCCGGGAGGACGCCCGCTACGATGTGCCCCTGCGCGTGGCGGCCCGCGCCACCAGCGCGGCTCCCACCTACTTCGAGCCGGCCCTGGTGTCGTGGCCGGGGGAGCGTGATGTGCTCGTGGATGGGGGCGTTTTCGCCAACAACCCGGCCATGTGCGCCTATGCCGAGGCGTGGCAGACGCTGGGAAAGGCTGGCCGTTCCGCGGAGGATCTCCTCCTCGTGTCCCTGGGCACGGGGCTCTATGCCAAGCCCTACCGCTACGAAGAGGCGAGGGGTTGGGGCGTGGCCGGGTGGGCCAGGCCCGTACTGGATGTGATCTTCGATGGCGTGGCCGACACGGTGGACTACCAGCTCCGCCAGCTGCTGCCCGCCCGCGAAGACGGCATGCCGCGCTACCACCGCTTTCAGGCCGATCTCGACGCGGGGCTCAGCGAGATGGACGACACCAGCCCGGAGCATCTTGAGGGGTTGCGGCGCGCGGCCGAGGGCATCCTCAAGCGCCAAGCTGTGGAGGTGGAGGCCCTGGCGAAGCTGCTCCGGGGTGTTGCCCCGACCTCCTAG
- a CDS encoding universal stress protein produces the protein MITRVLVGIDFSEASKQALERAGNWATRMGVPLVAMHVLQPPAPMLPEAQIALPDPAWLHSMEDHAREQLEGWLRPYSGATAVVKWGGPAEELISEADHRTLLVVAQVGHSTLERLLFGSTAARVVRLAPCDVLVVRTEKTH, from the coding sequence GTGATCACGCGGGTGCTGGTGGGGATCGACTTCTCTGAGGCCTCGAAGCAGGCCCTGGAACGGGCCGGCAACTGGGCCACTCGGATGGGCGTCCCCCTGGTGGCCATGCATGTGCTTCAGCCTCCGGCGCCCATGCTGCCCGAGGCCCAGATCGCCCTGCCCGACCCCGCCTGGCTCCACAGCATGGAAGACCACGCCCGCGAGCAGCTGGAGGGCTGGCTCAGGCCCTACTCCGGGGCCACCGCCGTCGTGAAGTGGGGTGGGCCGGCGGAGGAGCTGATCTCCGAGGCGGATCACCGGACGCTGCTGGTGGTGGCCCAGGTGGGCCATTCCACCCTGGAGCGCCTGCTCTTCGGCAGCACCGCCGCGCGGGTGGTGAGACTGGCCCCCTGCGATGTCCTGGTGGTGCGCACGGAGAAGACGCACTAG